Below is a window of Roseivirga misakiensis DNA.
ATCGAATCTTTCCGAATAGCCAGAATCAACGACAACCTCGTATCTCAGGTCGCGGTTGGTCAAAAGTTCATCAATATTATCGAAAGAAGTACCGACCAAATCAGGTACAGTGATCGTCTCGTTGTGATTTGTGGTGGCTGGCAGGTAAACGTAAAAAAAGAACAGTAACAGGACTGTAAAAATACCTGCCATAATACCGATGTTTTTGAGGAAACGAAAAATGGTAAAAGGCTTGTTGCTCATCTTCAGTAAATGTAACGGTTGCAAAGACTTTTCATTTTATGCAACGCGATAAGATATTTAACAAAGATAGTTAATCGAATAGATAGTAAAATGGAATCGACATTAAGTCATTGAAAAAACAACTCAACCCTGTCATACCGATCTTATGGGCTAAGCTTCGGCCACGTTGATTGCCTCAACGCCAGTGATTTCAGGAATATCTCTTTTGAGTGCCTCCTCTACACCAGCCTTCATGGTCATTGGTGACATAGGGCAAGTGCCACAGGCACCTTCAAGCTCTAATTTCACGACTAAATCATCGGTGATTTCTAATACCCTGACATTACCTCCATCTGCAATAAGAAAAGGTCTAATCTTATCAAGTGCTGCTTCTACTCTGTCCAACATATCATTAAACTTTTAATTCCACCTTCTTCGTTTCCGCTTTCTCGGCGTTTCGGATCGCTACCCTTTGGGCTGTCGCTTCAGCTACTTGCATAAAGGCATCGGAAGTTGGTCCTTCTTGCATAATAGCAGGATAACCAATGTCGCCACCTTCACGAATTCCTTGTACCAATGGTATTTCCCCTAAAAATGGCACATCATGCTTTTGGGCTAGTTTTTTGCCCCCGTCTTTCCCAAAGATATGATACTTATTATCAGGTAGTTCTTCTGGTGTAAAGTACGCCATATTTTCTACCACCCCAAGAATTGGCACATTGATTTGTTGTTGCATGAACATATTTAAGCCCTTTTGAGCATCTGCCAGTGCAACTTTTTGTGGGGTTGTTACTAACACCACACCAGTCACAGGTACGGTTTGTACAAGCGTAAGGTGGATGTCACTAGTGCCAGGAGGCAAATCAATGAATAGGTAATCTAATTCTCCCCATTCTGTGTCGCCGATAAAC
It encodes the following:
- a CDS encoding NifU family protein encodes the protein MLDRVEAALDKIRPFLIADGGNVRVLEITDDLVVKLELEGACGTCPMSPMTMKAGVEEALKRDIPEITGVEAINVAEA